A part of Streptomyces sp. NBC_01235 genomic DNA contains:
- a CDS encoding FAD-binding oxidoreductase, translating into MNDLARSLSGYVCEPGSAEYAKVVAIDNGRTRTPPAYVVRANSELDVCLAVDFAQRTGLPMTVRGGGHSAAGYCLNRGGIVLDLGLMKGMRLDKDQKLLTVQMGATWADVYKFVADSGTSLIPVGGGCLTVGLPGFLQGGGYSFVSRSYGLGSDNVTRIKLVDATGMTRVLADDALDPDDRDLFWACRGGGGGNFGVAVEMTLQLHAPAAKTVLGGQLSFPLKRAEEVIARYDAWAKAAPRAMAAYGYVGYDVDPAEPTRKIPFFRITPVFNGEYAEGVEQLKDMLKLDPFDVRLHSMPLPTLESTIGRSTLVGDRLAYIRSGMIGDLGWKPEMIRSVQKMMDTAPSLDSFVVWTHGRGRVDDEALRGQGPYPHRDKRYVFELKAIWNDPARTRANVEWAYDFGEALSSEFHGAYVNYIDPLQKGWATAYYGDNLEKLKRIKKVADPNGFFRFQQSVDSAFEPDVSRPLDLSPLNRTFV; encoded by the coding sequence GTGAACGACCTGGCCCGGAGTCTGAGCGGCTATGTCTGCGAGCCGGGCAGTGCCGAGTACGCGAAGGTCGTGGCGATCGACAACGGCCGTACCCGTACGCCCCCGGCGTATGTCGTGCGGGCCAATTCGGAGCTCGACGTCTGTCTGGCGGTCGACTTCGCCCAGCGGACCGGGTTGCCCATGACGGTGCGCGGTGGCGGTCACAGCGCTGCCGGGTACTGCCTGAACCGGGGCGGGATCGTCCTGGATCTCGGGCTGATGAAGGGTATGCGGCTGGACAAGGATCAGAAGCTGCTGACCGTGCAGATGGGTGCCACCTGGGCGGACGTGTACAAGTTCGTCGCGGACAGCGGCACTTCGCTGATCCCGGTCGGCGGTGGTTGTCTTACCGTGGGGCTGCCGGGGTTCCTCCAGGGCGGCGGCTACAGCTTCGTCTCCCGGTCGTACGGGCTCGGCAGTGACAACGTCACCCGGATCAAGCTCGTCGACGCCACGGGCATGACGCGTGTGCTGGCGGACGATGCCCTCGACCCGGACGACCGGGACCTGTTCTGGGCCTGCCGGGGCGGGGGCGGGGGCAATTTCGGGGTCGCCGTGGAGATGACCCTGCAGCTGCACGCGCCGGCGGCGAAGACCGTGCTCGGCGGTCAGCTCTCGTTCCCGTTGAAGCGGGCCGAGGAGGTCATTGCCAGGTACGACGCGTGGGCCAAGGCCGCCCCGCGCGCGATGGCCGCCTACGGGTACGTCGGGTACGACGTGGATCCGGCCGAGCCCACCCGGAAGATTCCCTTCTTCCGGATCACGCCGGTGTTCAACGGCGAGTACGCCGAGGGTGTCGAGCAGCTGAAGGACATGCTCAAGCTCGATCCGTTCGACGTGCGGCTGCACTCGATGCCGTTGCCGACGCTGGAGTCCACCATCGGCAGGTCCACGCTGGTCGGCGACCGGCTGGCGTACATCCGCTCGGGGATGATCGGGGACCTCGGCTGGAAGCCGGAGATGATCAGGTCCGTCCAGAAGATGATGGACACCGCGCCGTCGCTGGACAGTTTCGTGGTGTGGACCCACGGCCGGGGCAGGGTCGACGACGAGGCTCTGCGCGGGCAGGGCCCCTACCCGCACCGCGACAAGCGGTACGTGTTCGAGCTCAAGGCGATCTGGAACGACCCGGCCCGGACCCGGGCCAACGTCGAGTGGGCGTACGACTTCGGTGAGGCGCTGAGCTCCGAGTTCCATGGTGCCTACGTCAACTACATCGACCCGCTCCAGAAGGGCTGGGCCACGGCCTACTACGGCGACAACCTGGAGAAGCTCAAGCGGATCAAGAAGGTCGCCGATCCCAACGGCTTCTTCCGTTTCCAGCAGTCGGTCGACTCGGCCTTCGAGCCGGACGTCTCGCGCCCGCTGGACCTCAGCCCGTTGAACCGCACCTTCGTCTGA
- a CDS encoding Dyp-type peroxidase, with translation MAIDLKQTAIDPDNPEVPPTRNTREALRDALDDIQGNILKSHGRDHSRHLFITFKTDTAEQRKQAREWLAELVEEELVTSALQQWDEAKSYRDMQATLRANGAISVADHRALLESASEPFVGVMLSSAAYRDLKLGDDSTPDDPSFIAGAKARADFLNDPPAKDWEEKFQATLHALVIVADDVEERLEGLVKDLKLELAELGVVPAEETGAAMRLNAKGEEDPSAPVREHFGFVDGISQPLFFARDIGEARTRQGGIDEYDPSAPLDQVLVPDPGGDDDTAYGSYFVYRKLEQDVQGFREDEKALAAEIARFARPKSSEVLPEDVALAGAYMVGRFQDGTPVVDREVAGLGDLPNNFSYDADVDGVRCPFTAHVRKTNPRGDKQRQFGTPLTQERAQRIARRGISFGKVTLKPGRDDKVGLLFLCAQSSIADQFEFIQAAWSNNEVFLRGGSGLDPVIGTLKDGKKREEAVEQRWPKQYGARNELDFSRFPPPVVDFFFKKRVGQWTFMRGGEYFFVPSLSALKAFGELVEA, from the coding sequence ATGGCAATCGATCTGAAACAAACGGCCATTGATCCGGACAACCCCGAGGTCCCGCCGACCCGCAACACACGAGAAGCCCTGAGGGATGCCCTGGACGACATCCAGGGCAACATCCTCAAGAGCCACGGGCGGGACCACAGCCGCCACCTGTTCATCACCTTCAAGACCGACACCGCCGAGCAGCGGAAGCAGGCCAGGGAGTGGCTGGCCGAGCTGGTCGAGGAGGAGCTGGTCACCTCGGCCCTTCAGCAGTGGGACGAGGCGAAGTCCTACCGGGACATGCAGGCGACGCTGCGCGCGAACGGCGCGATCTCGGTGGCGGACCATCGGGCGCTGCTCGAGTCGGCCAGCGAGCCCTTCGTCGGGGTGATGCTCTCGTCCGCCGCGTACCGGGACCTCAAGCTGGGCGACGACAGCACGCCCGACGACCCGTCCTTCATCGCCGGGGCCAAGGCGCGGGCGGACTTCCTCAACGACCCGCCCGCGAAGGACTGGGAGGAGAAGTTCCAGGCCACGCTGCACGCTCTGGTGATCGTCGCCGACGATGTGGAGGAGCGGCTGGAGGGCCTCGTCAAGGATCTGAAGCTGGAGCTCGCGGAGCTCGGGGTCGTGCCGGCCGAGGAGACCGGCGCCGCCATGCGCCTGAACGCGAAGGGCGAGGAGGATCCGTCCGCGCCCGTTCGTGAGCACTTCGGTTTCGTCGACGGGATCAGCCAGCCGCTGTTCTTCGCCCGTGACATCGGTGAGGCCCGGACGCGGCAGGGCGGTATCGACGAGTACGACCCCAGCGCTCCGCTCGATCAGGTGCTGGTTCCGGATCCGGGGGGTGACGACGACACGGCGTACGGCTCGTATTTCGTGTACCGCAAGCTGGAGCAGGACGTGCAGGGCTTCCGTGAGGACGAGAAGGCCCTCGCCGCGGAGATCGCCCGGTTCGCCCGCCCGAAGTCGTCCGAGGTGTTGCCCGAGGACGTCGCGCTGGCGGGTGCGTACATGGTCGGCCGGTTCCAGGACGGGACGCCGGTGGTGGACCGGGAGGTGGCGGGTCTGGGTGATCTGCCGAACAACTTCAGCTACGACGCCGACGTCGACGGCGTCCGCTGTCCGTTCACGGCGCATGTCCGCAAGACGAACCCGCGGGGCGACAAGCAGCGCCAGTTCGGGACGCCGCTGACTCAGGAGCGGGCGCAGCGGATCGCCCGTCGGGGCATCAGTTTCGGCAAGGTGACCCTGAAGCCGGGCAGGGACGACAAGGTCGGGTTGTTGTTCCTGTGTGCGCAGAGCAGCATCGCCGACCAGTTCGAGTTCATTCAGGCGGCGTGGTCGAACAACGAGGTGTTCCTGCGGGGCGGCAGCGGGCTCGACCCGGTGATCGGCACGCTGAAGGACGGCAAGAAGCGTGAGGAGGCCGTCGAGCAGCGCTGGCCCAAGCAGTACGGCGCGCGCAATGAGCTGGACTTCTCCCGGTTTCCGCCACCGGTGGTGGACTTCTTCTTCAAGAAGCGCGTCGGGCAGTGGACGTTCATGCGGGGCGGTGAGTACTTCTTCGTGCCGAGTCTCAGTGCTCTGAAGGCGTTCGGCGAGCTGGTGGAGGCCTGA
- the arsM gene encoding arsenite methyltransferase has protein sequence MNEQQSADLRETVRRRYAAAAVQVTEGSTTCCGPQPVEVDESFGSTLYPADDRDTLPAEAIAASLGCGNPTTVAELHEGERVLDLGSGGGIDVLLSARRVGPTGKAYGLDMTDEMLALALANAEKAGATNVEFLKGTIEAIPLPANTIDVVISNCVINLSVDKPAVFAETYRVLRPGGRIGISDIVADDTLTPAQRAERGDYAGCIAGALSFTEYRTGLEAAGFTDIEITPSHPVADGMHSATVRATKPMAVDGAPRVS, from the coding sequence ATGAACGAGCAGCAGTCCGCCGACTTGCGCGAAACCGTCCGCCGGCGGTACGCCGCAGCGGCCGTGCAGGTCACCGAGGGCAGCACCACCTGTTGCGGCCCGCAGCCCGTCGAGGTCGACGAGAGCTTCGGCTCCACCCTCTACCCCGCCGACGACCGCGACACCCTCCCCGCGGAGGCCATCGCCGCCTCCCTCGGCTGCGGCAACCCCACCACCGTCGCCGAACTGCACGAGGGCGAGCGGGTCCTGGACCTCGGCTCCGGCGGCGGCATCGACGTCCTGCTCTCCGCCCGCCGCGTCGGCCCGACGGGAAAGGCGTACGGGCTGGACATGACCGACGAGATGCTGGCCCTGGCTCTGGCCAACGCCGAGAAGGCGGGCGCGACGAACGTGGAGTTCCTCAAAGGCACCATCGAGGCGATCCCGCTGCCCGCGAACACCATCGACGTGGTGATCTCCAACTGCGTGATCAACCTGTCCGTCGACAAGCCGGCCGTCTTCGCCGAGACCTACCGCGTCCTGAGGCCCGGCGGCCGCATCGGCATCTCCGACATCGTCGCCGACGACACCCTCACCCCCGCCCAACGCGCCGAACGCGGCGACTACGCCGGCTGCATCGCGGGCGCCCTGTCCTTCACGGAGTACCGCACAGGCCTCGAAGCCGCGGGCTTCACAGACATCGAGATCACGCCGAGCCACCCGGTCGCGGACGGGATGCACTCGGCGACGGTCCGGGCCACAAAGCCGATGGCGGTGGACGGGGCCCCACGAGTGTCATGA
- a CDS encoding RNA-guided endonuclease InsQ/TnpB family protein, translated as MTDVRRDMLDQLTTRLVRENQVLVVEDLSVATLSRAGRGKGRRRKAKLNQAILDASWGELLRQLRYKCEWYGRELVVVDRFFPSTRRCSACQAVGQRLDVSVRRWTCSGCGAVHDRDVNAAVNLRDEGLRLLAA; from the coding sequence ATCACGGACGTACGCAGGGACATGCTGGACCAGTTGACCACCCGCCTCGTGCGCGAGAACCAAGTGCTCGTGGTGGAGGACCTGTCCGTCGCAACCCTGTCGCGCGCGGGGCGTGGCAAGGGGAGGCGGCGGAAGGCGAAGCTGAACCAGGCGATCCTGGACGCGAGTTGGGGTGAGCTGTTGCGGCAGCTCCGGTACAAGTGCGAGTGGTACGGGCGGGAACTGGTGGTCGTGGACCGCTTCTTCCCGTCGACCCGCCGCTGCTCGGCGTGTCAGGCCGTGGGGCAGAGGCTGGATGTCTCGGTCCGGCGGTGGACCTGTTCCGGGTGTGGGGCAGTCCATGACCGTGATGTGAATGCCGCTGTGAACCTCCGGGACGAGGGTCTACGGCTGCTGGCCGCGTAG
- a CDS encoding ABC transporter ATP-binding protein — protein MATVTFDKATRVYPGSTKPAVDGLDIEIADGEFLVLVGPSGCGKSTSLRMLAGLEDVNGGAIRIGDRDVTHLPPKDRDIAMVFQNYALYPHMTVADNMGFALKIAGVNKAEIRQKVEEAAKILDLTEYLDRKPKALSGGQRQRVAMGRAIVREPQVFLMDEPLSNLDAKLRVSTRTQIASLQRRLGITTVYVTHDQVEALTMGDRVAVLKDGLLQQVDTPRNMYDRPANLFVAGFIGSPAMNLVEVPIADGGVKFGNAVVPVQRDALSAATDKTVTVGVRPEHFDVATGVEKGLAVVVNVVEELGSDAFVYGTAKVGDESKDLVVRVGGRDVPEKGSTLHVVPRAGETHVFSTSTGERLSD, from the coding sequence ATGGCCACTGTCACTTTCGACAAGGCGACCCGGGTGTACCCGGGTTCCACCAAGCCCGCCGTCGACGGACTCGACATCGAGATCGCGGACGGCGAGTTCCTCGTCCTGGTCGGTCCGTCCGGTTGCGGCAAGTCCACCTCGCTCCGGATGCTCGCGGGGCTCGAGGACGTCAACGGCGGTGCGATCCGCATCGGTGACCGTGACGTCACGCACCTGCCGCCGAAGGACCGGGACATCGCCATGGTGTTCCAGAACTACGCGCTCTACCCGCACATGACGGTCGCCGACAACATGGGCTTCGCGCTCAAGATCGCCGGAGTCAACAAGGCGGAGATCCGGCAGAAGGTCGAGGAGGCCGCGAAGATCCTCGACCTCACCGAGTACCTGGACCGCAAGCCGAAGGCCCTCTCCGGTGGTCAGCGTCAGCGTGTCGCGATGGGCCGTGCCATCGTGCGTGAGCCGCAGGTCTTCCTCATGGACGAGCCGCTGTCCAACCTGGACGCCAAGCTCCGTGTGTCGACGCGTACGCAGATCGCGTCGCTGCAGCGCCGTCTCGGCATCACCACCGTGTACGTCACGCACGACCAGGTCGAGGCGCTGACGATGGGTGACCGTGTGGCGGTCCTCAAGGACGGTCTGCTCCAGCAGGTCGACACCCCGCGCAACATGTACGACAGGCCCGCCAACCTGTTCGTGGCCGGCTTCATCGGTTCTCCGGCGATGAACCTCGTCGAGGTGCCGATCGCGGACGGCGGTGTGAAGTTCGGCAACGCGGTGGTGCCGGTGCAGCGTGACGCGCTCTCGGCCGCGACCGACAAGACGGTCACCGTCGGTGTCCGCCCCGAGCACTTCGATGTGGCCACCGGCGTCGAGAAGGGCCTCGCGGTCGTCGTGAACGTGGTCGAGGAGCTCGGCTCGGACGCCTTCGTCTACGGCACCGCCAAGGTCGGCGACGAGTCGAAGGACCTCGTGGTGCGTGTGGGCGGCCGTGACGTCCCGGAGAAGGGCAGCACGCTGCACGTCGTCCCGCGCGCGGGCGAGACCCACGTGTTCTCGACGTCGACGGGCGAGCGTCTGTCGGACTGA
- a CDS encoding nucleotidyltransferase family protein → MTDPHAVPRPTQAVILAGGQGSRLRPYTDDRPKPMVEIPGTGTPIIGHQLGWLAEEGVTDVVVSCGHLAEVLQDWLESADLSVKVTTVVETEPLGRGGGLKYAAAHLPHPDRPWYATNGDIWTRFSLREMADFHTERDAVATLALARPRIPWGAVQTDGFGHITDFIEAPHTTYEINAGVYVFSPEFAGLLPARGDHERTTFPHLARERRLAGFPIPQGAYWRAIDTAKDLTEAAKELAAARR, encoded by the coding sequence ATGACCGATCCGCACGCCGTGCCCCGCCCCACGCAAGCCGTCATCCTGGCCGGTGGCCAGGGGTCCCGGCTGCGCCCGTACACCGACGACCGGCCCAAGCCGATGGTCGAGATCCCCGGCACGGGGACGCCGATCATCGGCCATCAGCTCGGCTGGCTCGCCGAGGAGGGCGTGACCGACGTCGTCGTCTCCTGCGGCCATCTCGCCGAGGTCCTCCAGGACTGGCTGGAGTCGGCCGACCTGTCCGTCAAGGTCACCACCGTCGTGGAGACCGAGCCCCTGGGCCGTGGTGGCGGCCTGAAGTACGCGGCCGCCCACCTTCCCCACCCCGACCGGCCCTGGTACGCCACCAACGGCGACATCTGGACCCGCTTCTCGCTGCGCGAGATGGCCGACTTCCACACCGAGCGCGACGCCGTGGCGACCCTCGCGTTGGCGCGCCCGCGCATTCCGTGGGGGGCGGTGCAGACGGACGGGTTCGGTCACATCACCGACTTCATCGAGGCGCCGCACACGACGTACGAGATCAACGCGGGCGTGTACGTCTTCTCGCCGGAGTTCGCGGGACTGCTGCCCGCGCGCGGGGACCATGAGCGGACGACGTTTCCGCATCTCGCCCGCGAGCGGCGGCTGGCCGGGTTCCCGATCCCGCAGGGGGCGTACTGGCGGGCGATCGACACGGCGAAGGACCTGACGGAGGCGGCGAAGGAACTGGCGGCGGCTCGTCGCTGA